In Capsicum annuum cultivar UCD-10X-F1 chromosome 7, UCD10Xv1.1, whole genome shotgun sequence, one genomic interval encodes:
- the LOC107878037 gene encoding uncharacterized protein LOC107878037, translated as MPAFKGTRDPDLYLDWERKVEVIFDCHNYTEVKKVKLAVVEFSDYAASWWKKFSRDRLDNGELPIATWDEMRRVMRKPFVPSHFQRDLQKRLQNLRQGSMFVDDYFKAMDMAMIQANCNEDEEATMARFLNGLNGEISDVVELQQYVDLDKLVELAVKVEKQNKRKQQTSS; from the coding sequence ATGCCTGCTTTCAAAGGAACAAGAGATCCAGACTTAtatcttgattgggagagaaAGGTGGAGGTTATCTTTGACTGTCATAACTACACTGAAGTTAAGAAAGTTAAACTTGCTGTTGTTGAGTTTTCAGACTATGCTGCTAGTTGGTGGAAGAAATTTAGCAGAGACAGATTAGACAATGGAGAGCTTCCTATTGCAACATGGGATGAGATGAGGAGGGTTATGAGGAAGCCCTTTGTGCCATCACACTTTCAAAGAGATCTGCAAAAACGCCTTCAAAATTTAAGGCAAGGCTCTATGTTCGTGGATGATTATTTTAAGGCTATGGATATGGCTATGATCCAAGCAAATTGTAATGAGGACGAGGAGGCCACTATGGCTAGGTTTCTTAATGGGTTAAATGGAGAAATTTCCGATGTAGTAGAATTGCAACAATATGTTGATTTAGACAAGTTAGTAGAGTTGGCTGTAAAggtagaaaaacaaaataaaaggaagCAACAAACTAGCTCATAG
- the LOC107878036 gene encoding N-acetyl-D-glucosamine kinase isoform X3 — translation MKRYRNGEIWDFEQELQLLGDGFCDQREVILGLDGDTTCTVCVYKLEVLHFCGFFGPFHCKIINNSVGESAARDALELVMANALSKAGSTRFCVQAVCLAVSGVNHPTDVERIMNWLRDIFPSHVHFFVQNDAVAALASGTMGKLHGCVLIAGTGTIAYGFTEDGRDARAAGAGPVLGDWGSGYGIAAQALTAAIRAYDGRGPYTALTSSILRKLDLSSPDELIGWTYSDPSWARIAALVPVVVTCAEGGDEVANKILRDAVEELASSVKAVVRRLQLCGEDGNDPFPLVMVGAVLEAKKKWDIGREVINCICKDFPGVHPICPKVEPAIGAALLAWNLLARYNRQGNLRSETNSP, via the exons ATGAAGAGGTATAGGAATGGAGAAATATGGGATTTTGAGCAAGAACTGCAGCTTCTAGGAGATGGGTTTTGTGATCAAAGAGAAGTGATATTGGGATTGGATGGTGATACAACGTGTACTGTCTGTGTTT ACAAACTTGAAGTATTAcatttttgtggattttttggGCCGTTCCACTGTAAAATAATCAACAATAGCGTGGGAG AAAGCGCCGCGAGGGATGCTCTAGAGCTAGTCATGGCTAATGCTCTTTCAAAAGCAGGCTCAACTCGTTTCTGTGTGCAAGCTGTTTGTTTGGCTGTCTCTGGTGTCAACCATCCAACAGATGTAGAACGAATAATGAACTGGCTTAG AGATATATTCCCCAGCCATGTCCATTTCTTTGTTCAGAATGATGCTGTAGCAGCTCTTGCAAGTGGAACAATGGGAAAGCTTCATGGTTGTGTCCTTATTGCTGGTACAGGGACTATTGCTTATGGTTTCACTGAAGACGGTAGAGATGCTCGAGCTGCTGGTGCTGGGCCTGTATTAGGAGATTGGGGAAG TGGATATGGTATAGCTGCACAGGCATTGACTGCTGCAATTAGAGCCTATGATGGTCGTGGTCCATACACTGCACTTACCTCAAGTATTCTAAGGAAGCTGGATCTTTCTTCTCCTGATGAGCTTATCGG GTGGACCTATTCAGATCCATCTTGGGCTCGGATTGCGGCTCTTGTTCCAGTGGTTGTGACTTGTGCAGAGGGAGGTGATGAAGTAGCAAATAAGATATTAAGAGATGCAGTTGAAGAACTAGCTTCGAGTGTTAAAGCTGTTGTTAGAAGATTACAGTTGTGTGGTGAAG ATGGAAATGATCCATTTCCTCTTGTTATGGTTGGAGCTGTTCTTGAAGCCAAAAAGAAATGGGATATAGGAAGAGAAGTCATTAACTGTATATGCAAGGACTTCCCTGGGGTTCATCCCATTTGTCCGAAG GTGGAACCTGCCATTGGAGCTGCGTTGCTTGCTTGGAACTTGTTGGCTAGATATAATCGACAAGGGAATCTGAGAAGTGAAACCAATTCTCCTTAA
- the LOC107878036 gene encoding N-acetyl-D-glucosamine kinase isoform X1 has translation MKRYRNGEIWDFEQELQLLGDGFCDQREVILGLDGDTTCTVCVCMPFIPFAHSLPDPPPILSRAVAGCSNHNSVGDKLEVLHFCGFFGPFHCKIINNSVGESAARDALELVMANALSKAGSTRFCVQAVCLAVSGVNHPTDVERIMNWLRDIFPSHVHFFVQNDAVAALASGTMGKLHGCVLIAGTGTIAYGFTEDGRDARAAGAGPVLGDWGSGYGIAAQALTAAIRAYDGRGPYTALTSSILRKLDLSSPDELIGWTYSDPSWARIAALVPVVVTCAEGGDEVANKILRDAVEELASSVKAVVRRLQLCGEDGNDPFPLVMVGAVLEAKKKWDIGREVINCICKDFPGVHPICPKVEPAIGAALLAWNLLARYNRQGNLRSETNSP, from the exons ATGAAGAGGTATAGGAATGGAGAAATATGGGATTTTGAGCAAGAACTGCAGCTTCTAGGAGATGGGTTTTGTGATCAAAGAGAAGTGATATTGGGATTGGATGGTGATACAACGTGTACTGTCTGTGTTTGTATGCCGTTCATCCCGTTTGCTCATTCACTACCTGACCCTCCTCCGATCCTCTCACGCGCTGTGGCTGGATGCTCTAACCACAATAGCGTGGGAG ACAAACTTGAAGTATTAcatttttgtggattttttggGCCGTTCCACTGTAAAATAATCAACAATAGCGTGGGAG AAAGCGCCGCGAGGGATGCTCTAGAGCTAGTCATGGCTAATGCTCTTTCAAAAGCAGGCTCAACTCGTTTCTGTGTGCAAGCTGTTTGTTTGGCTGTCTCTGGTGTCAACCATCCAACAGATGTAGAACGAATAATGAACTGGCTTAG AGATATATTCCCCAGCCATGTCCATTTCTTTGTTCAGAATGATGCTGTAGCAGCTCTTGCAAGTGGAACAATGGGAAAGCTTCATGGTTGTGTCCTTATTGCTGGTACAGGGACTATTGCTTATGGTTTCACTGAAGACGGTAGAGATGCTCGAGCTGCTGGTGCTGGGCCTGTATTAGGAGATTGGGGAAG TGGATATGGTATAGCTGCACAGGCATTGACTGCTGCAATTAGAGCCTATGATGGTCGTGGTCCATACACTGCACTTACCTCAAGTATTCTAAGGAAGCTGGATCTTTCTTCTCCTGATGAGCTTATCGG GTGGACCTATTCAGATCCATCTTGGGCTCGGATTGCGGCTCTTGTTCCAGTGGTTGTGACTTGTGCAGAGGGAGGTGATGAAGTAGCAAATAAGATATTAAGAGATGCAGTTGAAGAACTAGCTTCGAGTGTTAAAGCTGTTGTTAGAAGATTACAGTTGTGTGGTGAAG ATGGAAATGATCCATTTCCTCTTGTTATGGTTGGAGCTGTTCTTGAAGCCAAAAAGAAATGGGATATAGGAAGAGAAGTCATTAACTGTATATGCAAGGACTTCCCTGGGGTTCATCCCATTTGTCCGAAG GTGGAACCTGCCATTGGAGCTGCGTTGCTTGCTTGGAACTTGTTGGCTAGATATAATCGACAAGGGAATCTGAGAAGTGAAACCAATTCTCCTTAA
- the LOC107878036 gene encoding N-acetyl-D-glucosamine kinase isoform X2, which yields MKRYRNGEIWDFEQELQLLGDGFCDQREVILGLDGDTTCTVCVCMPFIPFAHSLPDPPPILSRAVAGCSNHNSVGESAARDALELVMANALSKAGSTRFCVQAVCLAVSGVNHPTDVERIMNWLRDIFPSHVHFFVQNDAVAALASGTMGKLHGCVLIAGTGTIAYGFTEDGRDARAAGAGPVLGDWGSGYGIAAQALTAAIRAYDGRGPYTALTSSILRKLDLSSPDELIGWTYSDPSWARIAALVPVVVTCAEGGDEVANKILRDAVEELASSVKAVVRRLQLCGEDGNDPFPLVMVGAVLEAKKKWDIGREVINCICKDFPGVHPICPKVEPAIGAALLAWNLLARYNRQGNLRSETNSP from the exons ATGAAGAGGTATAGGAATGGAGAAATATGGGATTTTGAGCAAGAACTGCAGCTTCTAGGAGATGGGTTTTGTGATCAAAGAGAAGTGATATTGGGATTGGATGGTGATACAACGTGTACTGTCTGTGTTTGTATGCCGTTCATCCCGTTTGCTCATTCACTACCTGACCCTCCTCCGATCCTCTCACGCGCTGTGGCTGGATGCTCTAACCACAATAGCGTGGGAG AAAGCGCCGCGAGGGATGCTCTAGAGCTAGTCATGGCTAATGCTCTTTCAAAAGCAGGCTCAACTCGTTTCTGTGTGCAAGCTGTTTGTTTGGCTGTCTCTGGTGTCAACCATCCAACAGATGTAGAACGAATAATGAACTGGCTTAG AGATATATTCCCCAGCCATGTCCATTTCTTTGTTCAGAATGATGCTGTAGCAGCTCTTGCAAGTGGAACAATGGGAAAGCTTCATGGTTGTGTCCTTATTGCTGGTACAGGGACTATTGCTTATGGTTTCACTGAAGACGGTAGAGATGCTCGAGCTGCTGGTGCTGGGCCTGTATTAGGAGATTGGGGAAG TGGATATGGTATAGCTGCACAGGCATTGACTGCTGCAATTAGAGCCTATGATGGTCGTGGTCCATACACTGCACTTACCTCAAGTATTCTAAGGAAGCTGGATCTTTCTTCTCCTGATGAGCTTATCGG GTGGACCTATTCAGATCCATCTTGGGCTCGGATTGCGGCTCTTGTTCCAGTGGTTGTGACTTGTGCAGAGGGAGGTGATGAAGTAGCAAATAAGATATTAAGAGATGCAGTTGAAGAACTAGCTTCGAGTGTTAAAGCTGTTGTTAGAAGATTACAGTTGTGTGGTGAAG ATGGAAATGATCCATTTCCTCTTGTTATGGTTGGAGCTGTTCTTGAAGCCAAAAAGAAATGGGATATAGGAAGAGAAGTCATTAACTGTATATGCAAGGACTTCCCTGGGGTTCATCCCATTTGTCCGAAG GTGGAACCTGCCATTGGAGCTGCGTTGCTTGCTTGGAACTTGTTGGCTAGATATAATCGACAAGGGAATCTGAGAAGTGAAACCAATTCTCCTTAA